The DNA window ACTACAAAATTTTAAAATCCAAACAAGAATGCAGCATTAACAAGGGCTGTAGGGTTGCGACCTCGATTCGAGTGTCAAACTCGGGAGCGTTTTAAATATTTGATGAAAAGGGCATATGGGTGTGATTTTCAATCGAATATATTGATTTCAAAAAACACCGAAGGTGTGAAATTATTGTAGAATAAATTTGAAAGGAAATAAATTGAACCCTGAAAGGGTGACATAAAATAATATCAACCCTGCCTGTCCGGCAGGCAGACCTTCGGGATTTCAAAATTGAAAAAGATGTGTCCACACGGTAGCTGACCTGCAGGCAGAAACACTAAAACTCACAAAAAGCTTATTCGATATAAACTCAACTCTTTTTGCTCAAATATGTAGATGTTCCTCTCCATTTATTGGCAACGCATAGTCTAATCTTTTGATTTTCATATATGTACACCTGAAAAGACGCTAAGAAATCGCCTCCCAACCTTTACCTCAAAAATGACAAAATGCCATAATTTCTTACACCTGTGAGTAATTAGACACTATTGTAACAACTCTACACCCGGCAATAAAGTATAATTGCTTAAATATTCAATCATAAAATCAGATTGTATTATGGAACTGAAAGACTTATTTAATATAAATTTTAACGAGCCGTGTGCAATATTACTATCATTTATTCCCGCAGCTATTAACCTATTTATACTTATTTATATTTCTGCTACCCTGCCTCAAAGCAGAACAACAGTTACATTTTCATTTTTTGTTCTTTTATTGGGGCTGTGGCAAATAACCGATGGATTTGCCCATGCAAGTAATTCAACCCAGAATGCGGTGGAATGGTTTAGAATATCAGGACAACCCTGCTTGTATACGATGCCTTTGGGAATAATCTTTATCCTAAGATTTACGGAGTGGGACAAAAAATTCTCAAGTATTCCGATTTCTTTATTTTTATTTTTTCCCGCCATCATTTTTGAAATGAGCACTACCGCAAGGCTTGGTTTATACAAAATAACAAAGTCAGAACAGTTCAAGTGGATAATAAGTCCCGAACCAGAACTGATTACAGTAATAACTTATACCTGGATATGTACAATGGCACTATTAATGCTTATTCTTTTATGGGTTTATTATATCAAAACAAAAAACAATAAAAGAAAACAAAACCAGGCTCTTCTATTACTGCTTGGGTTTTCTTTTCCGGTTATCGGGGGAATCGTGTTAGAGGCAATTCTTCCTCTTGTATTTCGGGTCGATTCAATTCCATTGACAACTGCATTGATGACAACCTTTTCAGTCGCCTCCCTTATTGCTGTTAAAAAGTACAAATTGTTTGACTATTCCCCCAAGCATCAATGGAGTAGAATAGTGGAGGCCATTAATGAAGGTATAGTGATAGTTGACAATAACGACTGTATTGTATATGCAAATAAAAAATATTGCGAAATGGTTAAGTATTCCTATGAAGAACTGCAGGGAATGCATGCTCATACGTTGTTCACAGATGCTACTTCCACATCTCAAAGCAACAACGAATTTTTAACCAAAAAAGACGAAGCGGCCGGACAACGCCAGGCAATTATGAAAACAAAATACCAGGAAACAATTCATGTTTTGGTAAGCAATGCTCCTTACCTGGATAGAAACGGAAATACAATGGGTTCGATTGGGATTCATATGGAGATAACACAATTAACAGAGACACAACAAAAACTTAAAGACAAAATAAAAGAAATAAACCTGTTTTTTTACAAAACCTCTCACGATCTCAAAACCCCCGTTTGTTCAATGAATGGCTTGTTGGCATATTATGACGAATGTGACAACCCGCAGGAAACCGTTAATTATATGAAACAGTGCGCACAAAAATTATCGGCAATACTAGATCGTATTTCACAGGTACCAGATCTTCACGAGGAAAATATATTTATTGAAAAAATAAATATTGAAAAAAAAATAGAAACTATTTTAAAGGAAATCAAAGAAACAAGGGGGGAAACAGGTAACATCAAAATAAAAACAAATACAGGAGGAATTATAATGGAATCGGAAAAATATCCGATACAACTTATTCTAAAAAATATTATTGATAATGCTGTATTGTTTTACGATCCTGCAAAATCCAATCCGCATGTAAATATTTCAGTTTATAAAGGACGAAAGTATTACAAAATAAAGGTATCTGACAATGGACAAGGCATGTCAACCGAAGCTCGGAAAAAAGCATTCGAAATGTTTTACAAAGGCACTGATAAATCAACAGGAGAAGGTCTTGGTTTGTATATTGTAAAAAACGCCGTTGAAAGACTGCAGGGAAAAATAACTTTAAACAGCAGAATAAATACAGGAACTGTAGTGGTCGTTTATATCCCTATACCTCCGTCTGCAACAAATAAAATGAAGTATGCAATACCTGAAAATATTGAGCCATCGAACCTGACTTTATTTCCCATTTAATTACAAATTATCGTATTGCGTTTATACTACTTACCAATGAACATCTGCCTGTGCCAGCTCTGTTTTAAAGGAATTTGCCAATTAGTTTTTAATTCGGCAAGCGTAGAAACGAGGTTGTTAAATACAATTGTATTCTCATCAACCTGCCTGGTATTGATCAGCTTTTCGAACTCTGACAACGAACAGGAGCGTATTGAATCCCCTGCCTTATAGGCCACATGCATCCGATCAAGCAAAGACACATTGAATTGTTTTTCCACATCCTGTATAAAACGCACCGATTTATCAATACCACAACCGCTTGCAGGCGCCGTTTGCTCGTCAACTGCAATAATTACAAAACGATTGTATAAAACATCAATAGCGGCATCCATGTTGTTTCCATGCGATGTCCATTGATCTAAAAACGAAAGGGCGTTTGTTTTTATTTCGGCTACTTCTGTTGTAGTAAGTTCTCGGACACTTTGATATATCCAGATGCGACTATGTGGTGGAAGTTGATCGACTGTTTTCATACTTGCATTTTTCTGCCACTATTAAATTGAACTATAAGTCTTCTTATCTTCTGACTTTTGTTGGAAAACTTGTCGATTGTCATATGCCAATAATACCAAACCAATAATAATTAATACGATTGCTATCTTTTGCATATATTTTCCATATTCTTCGGGTGTTTTAGTAGCAGCAACATCTGATGTTTTCATCCAAATTCCGCGCTGGAAAAGATTTGGTTTCATTAGATATAGAATTCCAAATCCAATTAAAACAATTCCCCTCATTTCGTAAATTCGTTTTTTATTCGTTATTCGTTGATGTTCTGTGCAACCAACTCCGCTACATCCAACACCTTGGTTTGCTGCTCTTTATTAAAATGCTTCACTCCATCTGTCATCATCGTCATGCAGAACGGACAGCCTGTAGCTATCACTTCTGGATTTAAGGCCAAGGCCTCTTCCGTACGCTCAATATTCACTTCTTTATTTCCTTTCTCGGCTTCTTTGAACATCTGCGCCCCTCCTGCTCCGCAACAAAACCCTTTTGAACGGCTGCGTTTCATTTCGGCCAATTCAATATCCAGTTTTTGTATCACTTCACGCGGCGCTTCATATACATCATTACCACGCCCTAAATAACAAGGGTCATGAAAAGTTATTTTCTTTCCTTTAAAACTTCCGCCTTCTACTTTCAATTTACCGCTTTCAATCAATTGTTGCACCAGCTGAGTATGATGGATCACTTCATAATTTCCTCC is part of the Bacteroidota bacterium genome and encodes:
- a CDS encoding PAS domain S-box protein, whose amino-acid sequence is MELKDLFNINFNEPCAILLSFIPAAINLFILIYISATLPQSRTTVTFSFFVLLLGLWQITDGFAHASNSTQNAVEWFRISGQPCLYTMPLGIIFILRFTEWDKKFSSIPISLFLFFPAIIFEMSTTARLGLYKITKSEQFKWIISPEPELITVITYTWICTMALLMLILLWVYYIKTKNNKRKQNQALLLLLGFSFPVIGGIVLEAILPLVFRVDSIPLTTALMTTFSVASLIAVKKYKLFDYSPKHQWSRIVEAINEGIVIVDNNDCIVYANKKYCEMVKYSYEELQGMHAHTLFTDATSTSQSNNEFLTKKDEAAGQRQAIMKTKYQETIHVLVSNAPYLDRNGNTMGSIGIHMEITQLTETQQKLKDKIKEINLFFYKTSHDLKTPVCSMNGLLAYYDECDNPQETVNYMKQCAQKLSAILDRISQVPDLHEENIFIEKINIEKKIETILKEIKETRGETGNIKIKTNTGGIIMESEKYPIQLILKNIIDNAVLFYDPAKSNPHVNISVYKGRKYYKIKVSDNGQGMSTEARKKAFEMFYKGTDKSTGEGLGLYIVKNAVERLQGKITLNSRINTGTVVVVYIPIPPSATNKMKYAIPENIEPSNLTLFPI
- a CDS encoding (Fe-S)-binding protein: MAIELKVKTMAEYLASGETPEVLFWVGCAGSFDDRAKKITKAIVKILNHVGIKFAVLGTEEACTGDPAKRAGNEFLFQMQAMNNITVLNGYNVKKIVTGCPHCFNTLKNEYPQLGGNYEVIHHTQLVQQLIESGKLKVEGGSFKGKKITFHDPCYLGRGNDVYEAPREVIQKLDIELAEMKRSRSKGFCCGAGGAQMFKEAEKGNKEVNIERTEEALALNPEVIATGCPFCMTMMTDGVKHFNKEQQTKVLDVAELVAQNINE
- a CDS encoding ABC transporter ATPase, with amino-acid sequence MKTVDQLPPHSRIWIYQSVRELTTTEVAEIKTNALSFLDQWTSHGNNMDAAIDVLYNRFVIIAVDEQTAPASGCGIDKSVRFIQDVEKQFNVSLLDRMHVAYKAGDSIRSCSLSEFEKLINTRQVDENTIVFNNLVSTLAELKTNWQIPLKQSWHRQMFIGK